A section of the Rhodanobacteraceae bacterium genome encodes:
- a CDS encoding nucleotidyltransferase family protein, whose amino-acid sequence MPHSQDDQAVISPSIEVVEMLRILFELSSAEFVVSEKPTLAGVDIDRFQQLVARNRISTLAAHYFESGAAREMSASLPSIVAEARGERRLSFSRHLELRRLEEKILGPGKIKYAVLKGGLIDATLYGGQFLRQSSDIDILVEPERVREVVEKLLESGYQFSHERWVGHPVPAVCKYSAVVEMSRPGALQIEVHKSLDEHSIIFPAVTDLDFPRTKVCGFDLPGLAEPVNTLYMIFHHSRHRWSCLHWVMDLIRLCKTLSNPDRVALSHAAENMGLRRTVDEAFKLERDLALVAAGGSLEGLDLSLFTLECLYRVGLSNDEAASLKARSVSTEPDFAFAWQRPRGYDLKAAVSRLGPGENEYRLMPQLSGSAIGMCLVRAFTLSMHFGSRLASSVRSRSAD is encoded by the coding sequence ATGCCGCACTCTCAGGACGACCAGGCCGTGATATCGCCAAGTATCGAAGTTGTGGAAATGTTGCGGATTCTTTTCGAGCTCTCGAGCGCCGAGTTCGTCGTATCCGAGAAGCCGACCCTGGCAGGCGTGGATATAGACAGATTCCAGCAATTAGTCGCTCGCAATCGTATTTCCACGCTGGCTGCACACTATTTTGAATCCGGGGCGGCAAGGGAGATGTCCGCAAGTCTCCCGAGCATCGTAGCCGAGGCTCGCGGTGAACGGCGATTGTCATTCTCCCGCCACTTGGAATTGCGCCGACTTGAAGAAAAAATCCTCGGGCCTGGAAAGATAAAATACGCAGTATTGAAAGGCGGTTTGATTGATGCAACCCTCTATGGGGGACAGTTTCTTCGTCAAAGTTCCGATATAGATATTCTGGTGGAGCCGGAGCGGGTCCGCGAAGTGGTGGAGAAGCTCCTCGAGAGCGGCTACCAATTCAGTCATGAACGCTGGGTGGGACACCCGGTTCCGGCCGTCTGCAAATACTCGGCGGTTGTGGAAATGTCGCGGCCGGGGGCGTTGCAGATTGAGGTGCATAAATCATTGGACGAGCACTCGATAATTTTTCCCGCGGTAACAGATCTCGACTTCCCGAGGACGAAGGTTTGCGGGTTCGATCTTCCTGGATTGGCAGAGCCCGTGAATACGCTCTACATGATATTCCATCATTCGCGACACCGATGGTCTTGTCTGCACTGGGTGATGGATCTCATCCGTCTCTGCAAGACTCTTTCCAATCCTGACCGTGTGGCGCTTTCGCATGCGGCCGAGAATATGGGATTGCGGCGGACTGTCGATGAGGCATTCAAGCTGGAGCGGGACCTGGCCCTTGTCGCCGCAGGCGGCAGTCTAGAGGGCCTTGACCTTTCGCTTTTCACGTTGGAGTGCTTGTATCGTGTAGGTCTCAGCAACGATGAAGCTGCATCCTTGAAGGCAAGATCTGTTTCGACGGAGCCAGATTTTGCCTTCGCGTGGCAGCGCCCGCGGGGATATGACCTGAAGGCGGCCGTCAGTCGATTGGGTCCTGGCGAGAACGAATACCGTCTGATGCCTCAGCTCTCAGGATCTGCGATTGGCATGTGTCTGGTACGGGCTTTTACGCTCAGCATGCATTTTGGATCGCGGTTGGCCTCTTCCGTCCGGAGTCGCTCCGCAGATTGA
- a CDS encoding 50S ribosomal protein L11 methyltransferase, whose amino-acid sequence MMLSDPLRMAAFTDAMRRHVKPGSIVLDLGAGSGILSLLACKFGAQRVYAVDPNPLVWALVDAAKRNGFEDQIVVICADSREIDLPDRVDVILADIRGTLPLFGGTQAIVSDACRRFLTAKGVVLPMSDRMFVAPVSEPRFMAEWNRIWKENDLGVDISSLGRWEFGSLIASQANASDLLSPAQCLGEFSWSTDVRMDLCPELVFQMAQDGDLHGFMGWFDLHFGNGLVLTNAPDAPKLVYGRATFLLGETVRVRSGFTVRVEINVRPLVSSEVWSWAGDVRDCSGAVVYSFRESTLKLASLQSIAAARAPRATVRKVE is encoded by the coding sequence GTGATGCTGTCCGATCCGTTGCGGATGGCTGCTTTCACCGATGCAATGCGACGTCACGTCAAGCCTGGGTCAATTGTGCTGGACCTAGGGGCCGGCTCGGGGATTTTGTCCTTGCTGGCTTGCAAGTTCGGGGCGCAAAGAGTTTACGCTGTTGACCCCAATCCACTGGTGTGGGCGTTGGTTGACGCGGCTAAGAGAAATGGTTTCGAAGACCAGATCGTGGTGATCTGCGCTGATTCACGCGAGATCGATCTGCCCGATCGAGTGGATGTCATACTGGCCGATATTCGCGGTACCTTACCATTGTTTGGGGGCACGCAAGCCATTGTGAGCGATGCGTGTCGTCGCTTCTTGACCGCCAAGGGCGTTGTACTGCCGATGTCGGACAGGATGTTCGTGGCTCCTGTGAGCGAGCCGAGATTTATGGCGGAGTGGAACAGGATCTGGAAGGAAAATGACCTTGGCGTCGACATAAGTTCGCTCGGCCGCTGGGAGTTCGGCAGCCTGATCGCTTCGCAGGCAAATGCATCCGACCTACTTTCGCCGGCGCAATGTCTCGGCGAGTTCTCTTGGTCGACAGATGTCAGGATGGATTTGTGTCCTGAGCTTGTTTTTCAAATGGCGCAGGATGGAGATTTACACGGCTTCATGGGCTGGTTTGATCTGCATTTTGGAAATGGATTGGTTTTAACCAACGCTCCGGATGCGCCTAAACTGGTCTATGGGCGGGCGACGTTCCTTCTGGGGGAAACCGTGCGAGTTCGATCCGGGTTTACCGTTCGGGTAGAGATCAATGTACGTCCGTTGGTGAGCAGCGAGGTCTGGTCTTGGGCGGGTGACGTCCGGGATTGTTCGGGAGCGGTGGTGTATTCATTTCGTGAGTCAACGCTCAAGCTTGCATCGCTGCAGTCGATTGCCGCAGCGCGGGCGCCTCGGGCGACAGTCAGAAAGGTAGAATAG
- a CDS encoding PqqD family protein, with protein sequence MYKLSEKVVLQKLGPEVVVFRFSDERFFSLDSVASKMLEAIIEAGDPQRAASALLQYYDIDQATLEADVLAFVEKCEREGFLVRTKSA encoded by the coding sequence ATGTATAAATTGAGCGAGAAGGTTGTCCTGCAGAAGCTTGGTCCGGAGGTTGTTGTATTTCGCTTTTCCGATGAGCGCTTCTTTTCTCTGGACAGCGTCGCTTCCAAAATGCTTGAAGCAATCATCGAAGCTGGAGACCCACAGCGAGCAGCATCGGCGCTGCTGCAATATTACGACATAGACCAGGCGACCTTGGAGGCGGATGTACTGGCCTTCGTTGAAAAGTGCGAGCGTGAGGGCTTCTTGGTTCGTACTAAATCTGCCTGA